In Methanocaldococcus lauensis, a single genomic region encodes these proteins:
- a CDS encoding sulfite exporter TauE/SafE family protein → MGPLIFVILGFIVGAIVGLTGIGGGVLMAPSLIFLGVEPLVAIGTDLIYASITKSLGSYFHNKKGNVNSKIALMLFFGSIPSMILGYFILKFFNRDIINQYLTLFLGVVLVFTSLMNLKKDILKDVKCRSTYILILFGFLTGLVVQFTSVGSGVLATFALMHFTSLSPREVIGTSLVYGLLICLLGALMHAELGSVNYNLALYLTIGTIPGVYVGVSLNSKIKQKNLRKMMTIVILFMGMILLIRCLLALFCISLGYQ, encoded by the coding sequence TTGGGTCCCTTAATTTTTGTTATTTTAGGTTTTATTGTTGGCGCCATTGTTGGGCTAACAGGCATTGGTGGAGGCGTATTAATGGCTCCATCTTTAATATTTCTCGGAGTTGAACCTCTTGTAGCTATCGGGACGGACTTAATCTATGCCTCAATAACAAAAAGTTTAGGTTCTTATTTTCATAATAAAAAGGGGAATGTTAATAGTAAAATTGCATTAATGCTATTTTTTGGGAGCATCCCTTCGATGATATTGGGATATTTTATCTTAAAATTTTTTAATAGGGACATTATAAACCAATATTTAACATTGTTCCTTGGTGTTGTGCTTGTATTTACCTCACTTATGAATTTAAAAAAAGATATTCTCAAAGATGTGAAATGCAGGTCAACATATATACTAATATTATTTGGATTTTTAACTGGACTTGTTGTTCAATTTACGTCAGTAGGTAGTGGAGTACTGGCAACCTTTGCGTTAATGCATTTTACATCTTTATCTCCAAGAGAAGTTATTGGCACAAGCTTGGTTTATGGATTATTGATTTGCCTACTTGGTGCTTTAATGCATGCAGAACTAGGTAGTGTAAATTATAATTTAGCACTATATTTAACCATAGGAACGATTCCGGGAGTTTATGTTGGGGTGTCTTTAAACTCAAAAATAAAACAAAAAAATTTAAGAAAAATGATGACAATAGTAATTTTGTTTATGGGAATGATATTATTAATAAGATGTTTGTTAGCACTATTTTGTATTAGTTTAGGTTATCAATGA
- a CDS encoding DHH family phosphoesterase — MLIIHHWDTDGITSAALTIKALNLENFVNVSPPIGEFRFDDRIKEHIEKTEKIYVLDLNLPQEVEDIEKETIFIDHHIQKKIKNPNVKQINPVLDGKNYPSASFVVSDHFSFWNYLSALGAIGDIGEKAFSISKVKKLLDIANINKKEALKLVNLIDSNYITMNRNAVEKAVNIVIEMEPKELLEYEEWNKNLELINEEIQKAIDNIKVMNTKNAKIAYIEFKSPFNIISKVARKTVWDLEYDGVIVVNKDFHGNAQVYFRISSKMTDKIRVIDIIENLRNKKFNIGGKKEVLGCICEKDNIDTVIRTIMNHL, encoded by the coding sequence ATGCTAATTATTCACCATTGGGACACTGATGGAATAACTTCAGCAGCTCTGACTATTAAAGCATTAAACTTAGAGAATTTTGTGAATGTCTCTCCTCCAATTGGTGAATTTAGATTCGATGATAGAATTAAAGAGCATATTGAAAAAACTGAAAAAATTTATGTTTTAGATTTAAATCTACCACAAGAAGTAGAAGATATAGAAAAAGAGACAATATTCATCGATCACCATATACAAAAAAAGATTAAAAATCCAAATGTTAAACAGATAAATCCAGTTTTAGATGGAAAGAATTATCCCTCAGCATCTTTTGTAGTTTCTGACCATTTTTCCTTCTGGAACTATTTATCTGCACTTGGAGCTATAGGGGATATTGGAGAAAAGGCATTTAGTATTTCAAAAGTTAAAAAACTTCTTGATATTGCAAATATAAATAAAAAAGAAGCATTGAAGTTGGTAAATTTAATTGATTCAAATTATATTACAATGAACAGAAACGCCGTTGAAAAAGCTGTAAATATTGTTATTGAAATGGAACCAAAAGAATTATTGGAATATGAAGAGTGGAATAAGAATTTAGAATTAATAAACGAAGAAATACAAAAAGCAATTGACAATATTAAAGTAATGAATACCAAAAATGCTAAAATCGCATATATTGAATTTAAAAGTCCATTTAACATTATATCAAAAGTTGCCAGAAAAACTGTCTGGGATTTGGAGTATGATGGAGTAATAGTAGTTAATAAAGATTTCCACGGAAATGCTCAGGTATATTTTAGAATCTCTTCAAAAATGACCGATAAGATAAGAGTAATAGACATTATTGAAAATTTAAGAAACAAAAAATTCAATATCGGTGGAAAAAAAGAAGTTCTCGGATGCATTTGTGAAAAGGATAATATTGATACAGTTATTAGAACAATAATGAATCATCTCTAA
- the sat gene encoding sulfate adenylyltransferase has product MVSKPHGGKLVKRLMSEKAKERTLEEKNSYIRISISERAALDLENIAYGIYSPLDGFLREDDLISVLNDMHLSDGLAWTIPIVLDVNEGNINFTEGDEILLCYNELPIAKMDVDNIYKYNKKEYAQKVFKTTDINHPGVANTYKMGDYLIGGDIKLINEIPNKFSKYTLRPEDTRKLFKKNTWKTIVAFQTRNVPHLGHEYLQKSALTFVDGLFINPVLGKKKKGDYKDEVILKAYETLFKHYYPKDSAVLATVRYEMRYAGPREAIHHAIMRKNFGCTHFIVGRDHAGVGNYYGPYEAQEIFKNFPDLGITPMFFKEFFYCKKCKGIVNEKICPHPMEDREYFSGTKIRNMIVEGKEPPEYFMRKEVYETIMSFENPFVGDE; this is encoded by the coding sequence ATGGTATCTAAACCACACGGAGGAAAACTAGTGAAAAGATTAATGTCAGAAAAAGCGAAAGAAAGAACCTTAGAAGAAAAAAATTCATATATAAGAATAAGTATATCTGAAAGAGCTGCATTAGATTTAGAGAATATTGCTTATGGTATATATTCCCCTCTTGATGGATTTTTGAGGGAAGATGATTTAATTTCAGTTTTAAATGATATGCATTTATCTGACGGATTAGCATGGACTATTCCCATAGTTCTTGATGTTAACGAAGGAAATATTAATTTTACTGAAGGTGATGAAATATTATTATGCTATAATGAGTTACCTATAGCAAAAATGGATGTAGATAATATTTATAAATATAATAAAAAAGAATATGCTCAAAAGGTCTTTAAAACAACAGATATAAATCACCCAGGAGTTGCTAACACATACAAAATGGGAGATTATTTAATTGGTGGAGATATAAAACTAATTAATGAGATACCTAATAAATTTAGTAAGTATACTTTAAGACCTGAAGATACAAGAAAATTATTTAAAAAAAATACTTGGAAAACTATAGTTGCATTCCAAACAAGAAATGTTCCACATTTAGGACATGAATATTTACAAAAATCCGCATTAACTTTTGTTGATGGATTATTTATAAATCCAGTTTTAGGAAAGAAAAAGAAAGGCGATTATAAAGATGAGGTTATTTTGAAAGCATATGAAACTTTATTTAAGCATTATTATCCAAAGGATTCTGCAGTTTTGGCAACTGTTAGATATGAGATGAGATATGCTGGGCCAAGAGAAGCTATCCATCACGCAATAATGAGAAAGAATTTTGGATGTACGCACTTTATTGTTGGAAGAGACCATGCAGGGGTTGGAAACTATTACGGCCCTTACGAAGCACAAGAAATATTTAAAAACTTCCCTGATTTAGGAATAACACCAATGTTCTTTAAGGAATTCTTCTATTGCAAAAAATGTAAAGGTATAGTAAATGAAAAAATATGTCCTCACCCAATGGAAGATAGGGAATACTTCAGTGGAACAAAAATCAGAAATATGATTGTTGAAGGAAAAGAACCACCAGAATACTTCATGAGAAAAGAAGTTTATGAGACAATAATGAGTTTTGAAAACCCATTTGTAGGTGATGAATAA
- a CDS encoding UDP-N-acetylglucosamine 4,6-dehydratase family protein, producing MEIKNEIIKFYKNKTILVTGGTGSIGKEIVKTLLNFNPKAIRVLDINETALFELENELNSDKIRCFIGDVRDKDRLKRAIDGVDIVFHAAALKHVPLCEYNPFEAVKTNVIGTQNLIDVAMDEEVEKFITISTDKAVNPVNVMGATKLLAERLTISANLYKGNKRTAFSVVRFGNVLNSRGSILPLLKEQIKKGGPVTLTHPEMTRFIMSINDAVKLVLKACYLAKGGEIFILKMPSVRIKDLIEVVIEELSPKYGYKAEDIKIKIIGRRPGEKLHEELIVDEEGDKLIELEDMFVVYPYIVNNVYNKKSSYTSKEGKFLDKEEIKKILKEINYL from the coding sequence TTGGAAATTAAAAATGAAATCATAAAATTTTATAAAAATAAAACAATTCTCGTTACCGGTGGAACTGGCTCGATTGGTAAAGAAATAGTAAAAACCCTATTAAATTTTAACCCAAAAGCAATTCGAGTTTTAGATATAAATGAAACTGCATTATTTGAGTTAGAAAATGAATTAAATTCAGATAAAATTAGATGTTTTATTGGGGATGTTAGAGATAAAGATAGATTAAAAAGAGCCATTGATGGTGTTGATATCGTTTTCCATGCCGCAGCGTTAAAACATGTCCCTTTATGTGAGTATAATCCTTTTGAGGCTGTTAAAACTAATGTAATAGGTACTCAAAATTTAATTGATGTAGCGATGGATGAAGAAGTTGAAAAATTTATAACAATAAGTACAGATAAAGCAGTAAATCCTGTAAATGTAATGGGGGCAACTAAGTTATTGGCAGAACGACTAACAATTTCAGCAAATTTATATAAAGGGAATAAAAGAACAGCTTTTTCAGTTGTAAGGTTTGGAAATGTTTTAAATTCACGAGGTTCTATTTTACCATTGTTAAAGGAACAGATAAAAAAGGGAGGTCCAGTCACTTTAACACACCCAGAAATGACACGATTTATAATGTCTATAAATGATGCTGTTAAATTAGTTTTAAAGGCATGTTATTTAGCAAAAGGTGGAGAAATATTCATTTTAAAAATGCCTTCAGTAAGGATTAAGGATTTAATTGAGGTCGTTATCGAAGAGTTATCTCCAAAATATGGTTATAAAGCGGAAGATATTAAGATAAAGATTATTGGTAGAAGACCTGGAGAGAAACTACATGAAGAGCTAATTGTGGATGAAGAGGGTGATAAATTAATAGAATTAGAGGATATGTTTGTAGTTTATCCATATATTGTCAATAATGTTTATAATAAAAAAAGTTCTTATACATCAAAAGAGGGTAAATTTTTAGACAAAGAAGAGATTAAAAAGATATTGAAAGAAATTAATTATTTATAA
- a CDS encoding glycosyltransferase: protein MKIQFLINSLTSGGAERVAVNLFNNLSKEHSIYFYTILKDKYYKLNKNIKYESLTIISENNGNILFFIAITISFFIYLFKTLKNKPDLLISFLEISNFLNIMAGKLVKTKTIISVRTNPLLMYPNNTLYGKYHNLLIKLLYPRADKVIVVSKEIENILIKCYKIPKGNIKTIYNPHDINLYLKLSKEPFEDVYKELFEDSFVFINIGRLTEAKGQWFLIRAFKKVVDNYPNTKLIILGEGELRGKLEELINKLNLQNNVYLLGLQSNPFKFLKHSHCFVFPSLWEGFPNVLVESLSLNIPVISTDCKTGPREILCPEIDIDEDINYPYYGKYGILTKPFPREMIFKSLNEKPLIDEENMLADLMINIIENEELRKRYSNGLERALDFNVDNIINEWEKLFKEIL from the coding sequence ATGAAAATTCAATTCTTAATAAACTCTCTAACATCTGGTGGTGCAGAAAGAGTGGCGGTTAATTTATTTAACAATTTATCAAAAGAACATTCTATATATTTCTATACTATCCTTAAAGATAAATATTATAAATTAAATAAAAACATAAAATATGAAAGTTTAACCATAATATCTGAAAATAATGGTAATATATTATTTTTTATAGCTATAACTATATCATTTTTTATATACTTATTTAAAACTTTAAAAAATAAACCTGATTTGTTAATATCTTTTTTAGAAATATCTAATTTCTTAAATATAATGGCTGGAAAATTGGTAAAAACAAAAACAATAATATCAGTGCGTACCAATCCACTTTTAATGTATCCAAATAATACATTATATGGAAAATATCATAACCTTTTAATTAAACTTCTCTATCCAAGAGCGGATAAGGTTATAGTAGTATCAAAAGAGATAGAAAATATTTTAATAAAATGTTATAAAATACCAAAAGGAAACATAAAAACAATATATAATCCTCACGATATTAATTTATATTTAAAACTATCAAAAGAGCCATTTGAAGATGTATATAAAGAATTATTTGAAGATTCATTTGTATTTATAAACATTGGAAGATTAACTGAGGCAAAAGGGCAGTGGTTTTTGATAAGGGCATTTAAAAAAGTCGTTGATAACTATCCAAATACTAAACTAATTATCTTAGGAGAAGGAGAATTAAGGGGCAAATTAGAAGAGTTGATAAATAAACTCAATTTACAAAATAATGTTTATCTCTTAGGATTACAAAGTAATCCTTTTAAATTCTTAAAACATTCTCATTGCTTTGTTTTTCCTTCTTTGTGGGAAGGTTTTCCTAATGTATTAGTGGAATCTCTATCTCTAAATATTCCAGTAATCTCTACTGACTGTAAAACCGGTCCGAGAGAAATCCTATGTCCAGAAATAGATATAGATGAGGATATTAACTACCCTTATTATGGTAAGTATGGAATATTAACTAAACCATTTCCAAGAGAAATGATTTTTAAATCTTTAAATGAAAAACCTTTAATCGATGAAGAAAATATGTTGGCTGATTTGATGATTAATATAATTGAAAATGAAGAGTTAAGAAAAAGATATTCTAACGGCTTAGAAAGAGCTTTGGATTTTAATGTTGATAATATTATTAATGAGTGGGAAAAATTATTTAAGGAGATATTATGA
- the cysC gene encoding adenylyl-sulfate kinase translates to MDGFTIWLTGPSGSGKTTLARALKEKLKNKGYKVEILDGDEIRNTLYPNLGFSKEAREMHNRIVIHLAKLLSRNGIIAIVSLISPYKSIREFARKEINNFMEVYVYAPLDVRIKRDPKGLYAKALKGEISGLTGYDGVYEEPDNADVIIDTSKMSIDEEVELIIKKAEELGYLG, encoded by the coding sequence ATGGATGGGTTTACAATTTGGCTTACTGGACCTAGTGGATCTGGAAAAACAACCCTTGCAAGGGCTTTAAAAGAAAAACTTAAAAATAAAGGATATAAGGTAGAAATTCTAGATGGGGATGAGATAAGAAATACATTATATCCAAATTTAGGTTTTAGTAAAGAAGCAAGAGAAATGCACAATAGAATAGTTATTCATCTAGCCAAATTACTTTCAAGAAATGGAATAATTGCAATAGTATCTCTTATTTCTCCATATAAATCCATTAGAGAGTTTGCAAGAAAAGAAATAAATAACTTTATGGAAGTTTATGTTTACGCTCCGCTTGATGTTCGAATAAAACGGGACCCAAAGGGATTATATGCAAAGGCACTAAAAGGAGAAATTAGTGGCTTGACTGGTTATGATGGAGTTTATGAGGAACCAGATAATGCTGATGTTATCATTGACACATCCAAAATGAGTATAGATGAAGAAGTTGAACTAATAATAAAAAAAGCCGAAGAACTTGGATATTTAGGGTGA